The genome window GGTTCGGCGTTACCGGCTCGGTATTCGGCTCGACCGCGAAAACCGGCGCGCCGGCGACGTCGCAGGGTACCCAAAACGCCGTCGAAGGCGGACCGCCCCCGGCCGTCATGGCGCAACTATCGTCGCTACGAGCGCGCATCGCGTCGCACCCGAACGACGACGTTGCGCTGACGCAGCTCGGCGATATGTACCTGGCTGCAAATAAGTTTTCGGACGCGATTCCGTTCTATCGGCGAGCGCTCAAGGCCAACCCGCACAATGTCGCGGCGCAAACGGGCTTGGAACAAGCGCAAGATGCTTTGAACGGATCCTCGAGGTAATCGCGCAGAGGCGGGTAGAACCAGGCTTACAACCTTGCAAGAACGACGAAAACCGCTACGATGCTTACGACTGGAGCGGCGCAGCAACCAATAACGGCGCCCGATGCTAATGGCATCAGATTTTCGATTTGTGAAGTCAGGGCGACTGGGACGGCAAGCCCTACGAGAAGCGAGCACAGTATGAGACCGATCATTACCCACAACATGACTGTGGGATTATACGACGTTCCCAATAGGTGCAGACCCAGAAAAAATCCAGCAGTAAGCAGACAAGTCGCGACGGCGAGGCCAATGGTCGCGCCGAACCAAAATCGCGGAGAAGACAGGGGCATCGTTAACGAACTACGCGGGTTGCGCCGCCCCCAATGCGACGGCGATTTCCACCACGTCGTCTTCGTTCAACGACAGGCCGCGCATCGTTCGCTCGTGCTCTTCGATAGCGCGCTCGCTGCGGTTGGACGCCGCGCGTTCTTCGCGCAAGCGTTTGACTTCGTCGGTCACTCGGTGAGCCAGTTCCGGCGACGGCTCGACGCCGGCCGCCTTGAGACGCGCTCCGTGCTTGCGCAAGGTCTCCTCGACCAGAGCGACGCCCGAATGCTTGCCAAAAATAAAGCTGGTGTGCGCGCCGACGACCTCAGCCGGCACGGCTTCGTACATGCGGTGGTCGATCAAAATGGCGTGAGTGTGAATGCCCGACTCGTGCGCGAACACTTGCGTTCCAACGATCGGCTCGTGAGGTTGCATCGGAATGCCGCTCATGCGTTCCATGAAACGCGACAGCTCGCGCAGTTTGGAGTATTGAAAGCCCGGAATCTCGATGCCGTACAGCACGCGCAACGCGACGACGTATTCGTGCAGCTTCACGTTGCCGGCGCGCTCGCCATAACCGTTTGCCGTCAGCGAAACGACCTTGAACCCGCACGAGGTCGCCTCGATAGCGTTGGCGGTTCCTAAACCGTAGTCGTTGTGCAAATGCGCGACGAGCGGTAATCCGTCCGGCAATCCGGCGACGATCCGCGAGCAATACCAGCGCGTCGCCTGCGGTGTTAGCGTACCGACCGTATCCGGCCAGGCCGGGCGAGTTCCGCCCGCTTCCAGGCCGGCTTTGAA of Candidatus Tumulicola sp. contains these proteins:
- a CDS encoding tetratricopeptide repeat protein, with protein sequence MSRTTSGLPLKIYLPIVVVLGAAFLALMAYLVADGFGVTGSVFGSTAKTGAPATSQGTQNAVEGGPPPAVMAQLSSLRARIASHPNDDVALTQLGDMYLAANKFSDAIPFYRRALKANPHNVAAQTGLEQAQDALNGSSR